The DNA segment AGGATTTTAATGAGCGTGGCCATAGTAACGACATGTCTTGTGCCGTAAATGGGAATCAGAAAAGTGTGAATCAGGCGAAAGGTTCCTCCGGCCAACCCGGGCATCGCGGCAAGCCAGAAGAGTTGCATGGTATCGAACTTGAATCCGATATTGGGCAGGCGCACCACAACCGCGCTCATCACAAACCAGGTGGCAAAGGAAAATATCAGGCTGAACGTGGTGACCCACAGGGTGCGGTTGGCCTGCTTGCCCCCTTCCGTTTTCCAGAAAAGTTCATTTTCCGGTTCCCATTTTTTCAGCCATGTTGACATAACGGTTTAACCGACTGCCTCAAACTTTTCTTTTGTGTGCGGCGCGGCCCTGTCCCTCATTTTTGTGATGGTGGCATGCATCCACCACAGGCAAATCGCGGAAACAAAGAAGAGAAATATCCACATGCTCGTCCAGAGGCCGGTCCATTCCAGCAGATAACCGAAAATGATGGGAGAGACAAATCCGCCCAGGCCCCCCAAGAGTCCCACCATTCCGCCCACGGCCCCCACATCGTTCGGGAAATAATCGGGGATGTGCCGGTACACGGCCGCTTTGCCGATTCCCCACAAAGTGCCGATGATAAAAACAAGCACAGCCGCGATCCAGATGTTCGCCTGAAAATAGATGTGGGTTGTTCCCTTGGCGATGAGTTGTTTCTTTTTCACCTCCTCGCCCTCCCTGACCACCGGCACCTGCCAGATTTTCTTTTTTGGAAAAGCGGAGAATGATGCGTCGTCCTCGGCGGCCCCGGCCGGTTTTTCAACCAGCGGGTAGCTCATGTCGTCTATTTTGATCAGACTGTCGGAGACATGCGTCGCCGTGCCCGCCCGTTTTGCCATGATCCCTTTGCCCGGAGAATCGATTTCCATTTTCGGAACGACGAGCAGAAGGCAGAAGGCAACGGATAAACCAAGCACCCAGTACATCACGGTTCTGGCCCCGAGTTTATCGGATAGCCACCCACCCAGCGCGCGCAAAACTCCCGCCGGCAAACTGAATATGGACGCGAATATTCCGGCAGTGACCAGCGAAACGGCATACATATTGAGAAAATAGGGGACAAGCCACTGGGAAAGCGCGACAAAACATCCGAAGACCAGATAATAATACAAGCCAAAGCGCCACACCCGCACTTCCTTAAGGGGGCTAAGCATCTGAACAAATGTTTTCCCGGCGGCCGCTTTTGATTTTTTATTGACCGTGAAAAGAAGAAAAAGAATCCCCATCACGACCAACGCCGCGGCGTAGATTTGGGGAAGAAGGCGCCATCCTTCCAGATCGGCTCCGTTGTCGGTCAGGCGTTTTAGCAAAGAGGGGGCCAACATCGTGGTGACGGCGGCGCCGGCATTGCCCACTCCGAAAATTCCCAGCGCCCTCCCCTGCCATTGTTTCGGGTACCAGACGGAAGTATAGGCAATGCCTATGGAGAATCCCTGCCCCGCAAGGCCAAAACCGAAACTGCACAAGGCGAACGCAAGAAAACTGTCGGCATAAGTAAGCAGGTACATCGGGAGGGCGCAGAGAAAAAGCAGAACGCCAAACGTCACCTTGCCGCCGTATTTATCGGTCCATATCCCCGTGTGAAGGCGAAAGATGGAACCGCTCAAGGGCGGAATTGCCATCAGCCATGCAATTTCCACCATTGACCATTTGTAGAGTTGATTTTCCACGAGGAAGGTGACCAAAACACCGTTGAACATCCACACCGCAAAACAGACGGTGAAGGCAAGGGTGTTGAAGAAAAGGATCCGGTGGGATTTTCCGGTTACGTTCTGTTCCATAAGGGTCAGCCCCCTTCGGGGACAAGAGCCTGTAAACTCCTTCGTCGTTAACAGGCTCTAGTTATTCCTCGGACGATGTTGTGTCCAAACCGTTCTCGGATCACGGACCCGTTTGCGGTCCCAGGTCCACAGTACCAGTTGAAAGGGCCGAAAGACGTAGTGGAAGGGGGCCACCAGAAAATGCATCAACCGGGTGAAGGGAATCATTCCAATAATGACGAAGGCCCCGACAACATGAGCCCTGATTACCGGCGGCATGGCGCTGACCGCTTCGATGTCCGGATTCAGTTTCACGATCGACCAAAGGTAGGGGGACAAATCCGATGCGAACCAGGAGGCCCCCCACCGGTATCCCAAGGCAATCCAACATCCCAGGACGACCTGCGCCAAAAGCAGAAGCTCAAGGACAATATCCATCCGGCTGGTCACGCTCTCGATGCGGGAATTCGATATCCGCCGGAGGAAAAGCCCGATCAACCCGACCAAGACGCTCAACCCGAACGTGAAGGCCAGCACCTCGAGAACAATCAGGCGCACCGGACTGCTGTTCCACGCCAAAGTCGCCGTCGGAAAGAGGAAGGT comes from the Deltaproteobacteria bacterium genome and includes:
- a CDS encoding NarK/NasA family nitrate transporter, which codes for MEQNVTGKSHRILFFNTLAFTVCFAVWMFNGVLVTFLVENQLYKWSMVEIAWLMAIPPLSGSIFRLHTGIWTDKYGGKVTFGVLLFLCALPMYLLTYADSFLAFALCSFGFGLAGQGFSIGIAYTSVWYPKQWQGRALGIFGVGNAGAAVTTMLAPSLLKRLTDNGADLEGWRLLPQIYAAALVVMGILFLLFTVNKKSKAAAGKTFVQMLSPLKEVRVWRFGLYYYLVFGCFVALSQWLVPYFLNMYAVSLVTAGIFASIFSLPAGVLRALGGWLSDKLGARTVMYWVLGLSVAFCLLLVVPKMEIDSPGKGIMAKRAGTATHVSDSLIKIDDMSYPLVEKPAGAAEDDASFSAFPKKKIWQVPVVREGEEVKKKQLIAKGTTHIYFQANIWIAAVLVFIIGTLWGIGKAAVYRHIPDYFPNDVGAVGGMVGLLGGLGGFVSPIIFGYLLEWTGLWTSMWIFLFFVSAICLWWMHATITKMRDRAAPHTKEKFEAVG
- the narI gene encoding respiratory nitrate reductase subunit gamma, whose protein sequence is MTFNNFLFIALPYIAIVTFIVGSIRRYRATGFKVSSLSSQFLEGRKLYFGSMAFHWGILAVFTGHLVTFLFPTATLAWNSSPVRLIVLEVLAFTFGLSVLVGLIGLFLRRISNSRIESVTSRMDIVLELLLLAQVVLGCWIALGYRWGASWFASDLSPYLWSIVKLNPDIEAVSAMPPVIRAHVVGAFVIIGMIPFTRLMHFLVAPFHYVFRPFQLVLWTWDRKRVRDPRTVWTQHRPRNN